Within the Debaryomyces hansenii CBS767 chromosome E complete sequence genome, the region GGGGTTCAGGCTCGCGCTGCAAGGTATTAACTCTCGGAGAGGTTTGAACCCAGTCTTACCGAAGCCCGCCCTGTATGTTACAATGCCATTTCGGAGGTAAGACGTATCTTACGGATTGGTTGGCATTTGTTGGATGATCTTTGTAGTCTAATCTAGTTGCGGTTGCGGAACAAAGTCCGTTAAATCCGTTACGCGCATATTCACATGATATTATCGTCCTTATTTATCATATGAATCAAGGTTTAAGTATCATGAACGAAGGCTAGTAACAAGAAAACGGTATTATGATACGAAGCATGTATCTATAAATACACCAGGATAGTAtactttgaattatttttcaGACATTTCATGGAAGCAGAACTACAAATTTTAAATGTCATCCAATTTTCATGAGGTTGTTGAATCTATCGAACCATACGTAACCAATTGGTGGTTTATCTGTATTGGAGCATACGTGCTGTTCAGCATATTAACATGGATCAATAAGCgtattttaatgaaaaggCTTAGTGCAAAACCAATGCAAGTCACTGCTCGGGATGCATTCGTGGGTATTCCACTAGTATTTAACCTTTTAAAAGCTAAGAGAGAAGGGACCATGGTAGACATGACCAAGGAAAGATACGAGGAATTTGGAGTTGATACTTTTGACTTCAGAATAGCAGGGACGCATGCCATCGCGACCCGGGACCCTGAGAACATCAAGGCCGTTTTGGCTACGCAGTTCAATGATTTTGTCTTAGGAAAAAGACATGCTCATTTCAAGCCGTTATTGGGAGATGGTATTTTTACATTAGATGGGGCAGGATGGAAGCACTCACGGGCGATGTTGAGACCACAATTTGCTCGGGAGCAGGTTGCGCATGTAAAAGCGTTAGAGCCTCACTTACAGACACTTGCTAAACACATCATAAATTCTAAGGGAGAAAGATTCGATATCCAGCCGTTATTTTTTAGATTAACCATTGACAGTGCTACGGAATTTTTGTTTGGTGAATCGGTGGAAAGCTTACATGACGAGAGCGTTGGGCTTACTAGAGATCCTGTTGACTTTGACGGTAAATCTGGATTTGCCGATGCGTTTAATAACTCTCAAGCATGGTTAGCCTCAAGAGCCGTGAGccaaaatttttatttccTCTTGAACGGAAAAGACTTCAAAGATTCTAATGCAAATGTTCATAAGTTTGCCGATTATTATGTTAATAAAGCTTTAGAGACCTCACCagaagatttagaaaaagCGTCGAGGGATGgatatattttcttgtatGAATTAGTCAAACAAACTAGAGATCCAGTTATTTTAAGAGaccaattattgaatatattgttaGCAGGAAGAGATACTACAGCCGGCTTATTGTCATTCacattttttgaattagCACGCAACCAAGACGTCTATGACAAATTAAAAGAggaaatatataaaaagtTCGGAGAGGGAGAAGATTCCAGAGTTGATGAGATTACATTTGAATCGTTGAAGAAATGTGAATTCTTAAAATGCGTcttgaatgaaattttgaGGATGTATCCGTCAGTTCCTCAAAACTTCAGGTTCTCTATTAAGAACACTACTTTGCCAAGAGGAGGTGGTCCCGATGGAAAATCGCCAATTTTAATTCCAAAGGGTCAGAACCTCCTTTATTCTGTTTATGCTACTCACAGAAACCCAAAATTTTATGGGAAGGATGCAGATGAATTTAGACCTTCGAGATGGTTAGAACCAGAGATAAGAAAAGTGGGTTGGGCATTCTTACCATTTAACGGTGGCCCAAGAATTTGCTTAGGCCAGCAGTTCGCACTAACAGAAGCTtcttatattattgttagGTTAATACAAATGTTTCCTAACTTGGGCAGTTTCTGTGAAGAATATCCTCCAAGGAAGAGTTCGCATTTAACAATGTGCCATCAAGATGGTGTGTTTATTGGAATGTCCTAACTTATTTATCAGCCTACACGATTGCGTGAACTGAAAGCTTCTGATCTAGAAAATAGTAAGCACTTGTATATTTAGgtttaatttaaatatgCCACTATAAATATGACTCTATAACTGTTTACTTAGTATTGTACTTCATCCTCTGCAATAGCtgtaataattatatacagGACACTATTGTCGAGCCGAGTAGTTTTGAAGTGtaaacaaaattttattttagtCTTAGACTACTAACTAAAGGAGGTACAAGTAAATCAAAGGTTTTGAAAGAAGTCAtatgtataatataatgaCAGGATCTAACACTGATTTAAATTGGTCTACTGATATATTTGTTGATTGCTacaattcaattaaatatcaAGATCAACTTAACCTCAACTTGTTAAGTAATTTAAGGAATGATTTATTccatatattaaatataccTTCGAAGAGTGATATATCCAGAaacaaattgattgatGAATCCAATCCAGTAAAATTTAGTAATGGCGATGAGTTCAGattaaataaagaatttattgaatcaTCGATTTACTTGTCTACAGAACTAAATATCGATGAAGTATTAACGGCCGAGCTATTATATAACTCCACTAAATTAAGTTACGAAAAAGGGACAACATTCATTGATAGTGGGAGGTTGGCATATTTCACGCGTTTgcaattaatattgaacaTCTTGGGCTATTTGATCTCTAGTAAGAATTTGCACTTAGTTGTAAATGAGAACTATGATGAGTTCTTTAACAATCTATTATTGAGTTTTCAAAAGGTATACGAAATCCTAGAGAAAGTAAATGACTTAATTGATAAACAGAAAGTAACtgatgatataaataacttatcatttattaaCACCATAAATTACATTAAGTCCCAATTATTTAATAGTCATGAAGTTTTAGGACAGATATATTTTAGTTTGGTGGATACTTATTTTGAACGGTTCGGATCATTAAAGTATTATGAGAAGATTGTCGATCACATTAGCAAAACTATAcatgataatgatatccTTATTGTTCATTATTTGCCAGGTTTATTGAGGTTCATTACTAACTTGTCTGAGATGCCAGATGTGGAAGTTTTCCAGTTTCATAAGCAAATTGTAACAAGATTGAGCAGTGAATATGATAAAGTAGTGTCAGACGAATTTGTAGATTTATCGAAATCTAATTTAAAGGGATTCGAAATGGTTTTGAATTTCATGATGCTAACTTGTTTCATTCCATGGTGTAAACAGTCGGAATCACGCACTAATTCGATTGATTTTAAGGACGATATTTTaagatatattgaaatgtGTATAAGCTGTGGGGTTACAGAAGTATTGTTATGTTACGCAGCTGATACTTCCAATTATAAAACAacagaattattggattGGAGTAATATGTATGATTTTAGATCGTTACTACAAACAAATTTTCCTCGTCTAAGTCCTGCTAAATTCGTCTATACTAATTCCGAcgatttaattaatttggtGAATTTGAGGCCGCaggaatttgaaaatataaacaagTTACTCGAtgtttcaaattataaGGTATCAGAAGATTTTAATCAAAATTTGTTGGCCCCGTTTTTCcacattttctttaataactTTATAAGTAATGCGGCAATTATACTAACGCTGTTAagagataatgaagaagattttctattatcatcaatcaataaaaagcaattagaaaatgatgaaaagatTTCTAAAGGTGATGAAGGTATTGATAACGATAAGGATGGTGATAGGCATGACACTAAAAAATTTTCGGCCAATAAGTCAAATGGCAATGACCAGGGtattgatttagatgaAATTGCAACTCGATCTGACTTAGAACGATTCTATTTGGCATTTGTGTACACCTATAATAATAGACAAGAATTGTGCTCATTATTTTGGTCTAACGAGGAAATAactaatgatataatagGGTTTGTTACATGGGGATTGAGCAACAATACTTCTCCATTAATTTCTGCGacattttgtttattattggGATCACTCACATCAAGTGGCGATGATGCAGCTATTAAAATATGGGAGATTTTAGTTAATAACAACGGTTCTGCAACCAATGCTAGCGGTACTTTGAAAAAAGATTTttctaaaatatcaattgattccaTTATTGACTCgttaaattattatatcgAATCCTTGAATGAAAACTTTGAACAggatttgaattatcaagCTAAATTACAACAAAAAAGGCAAGaattcttattttcttcgtctttcaataatacaGATATCACTAATGAATCAGACAATTATCCATTAAATAAGGTGTTAATTGAACTATCTGAGGATTCAGTTGTTTTTATTTCGGGTTTTATGCAATTAATCTCTTCGATTGTTGGAAACTTATCCTCGACAAATGAAAGATCCAAGGAAATCAAGAATATAGCTTTTACTCGATTCAGTCCTATAATCTGttcatttttgaaattcgaTAATATAATCACTTTTACAAGAAGTATTCAGTCAAGTAATAATACGTTTACAGTGTCTAATGGTTCTAGCAATTCTAAAACAACAGATTCTTTAAACGTTTTAGTTAATGACGACAATAGAGTCATTCTTGTTAACTTATTGCTAAACTTATTGACCGATTTTGTcaagaatgaagaaaatttaaCAATAAGATATAAAGTTTGGAATATAATTGACCGTTGGATATCGCAAAGTATGAACGAAGGCGATTCATCAAAGGCTaacaacaataaatatagtGGTAATTTTATTAACCTATCGAATTCCCTAAACggaatttcaaataatatacaatcTCAATCGAGAttaaaatatccaaataaACGCACTGTTACTATGAGACAGGGGTTTCAGTTTTGTTTGACTCGTCTCTCTCTTGTTGGAAATTTCACGAAATTAGTTAGCCATCTATTAAGGCCACTCGAAACGGAATCTCAAAAGGCATTCACAACTTATAAATTACTATACCCTGCTGATTTGGGAGCCGGATATCGTTATAACAATCAAATCGGTATTTGGCCTTatgttgaatatttattgctTGAGGTCTTTTCAAAGTCAGATGATTTGCctaataaaaatgatcaGTATAACTTGCAATTATCATTGGGTAGTTTAATTGAACGTTCATTAAGCGAAATAGATTGGGTTTTCCTAAATGATGTTGCTCCtaatataattaacaacttgaaaaatttagatAACATTGTTGACTCCTTGTCTTCAAGTAATCCAATTACCTATCAActattcattaaattaCACCATTCTTTAGCtgtattgaattatttatttgatgaaaaagttTACAAGTcacttttcaatattataagTATTGGTACTGAATCTATCAATGAGAACGAAGGCTTAAGTATATTAGTTGATAAATGTTTGACAATTCTTGATAAGGTATTAGAGGTACAAGATACATTCATCCATAGATTATTACCTATTTTAAAaagtgaaaaaattcagtCATTTAGTGGTTCCAGTTCTGCAGGCTTCGGTACAAGTATGAGTTTGGCATTATCCGCGCCTAAAAGCGTTTATGATAATATCTATTATCCTAAGAGTATTGGTACTAATGGAATATCAGACTTCTAcgaaatatttctattcaATCTAGCAAGTATAGCCCATTTTGCATTATATGTTAGTTCACCTCAGTTGAGCATTGCGAACTCAGctataaaaattttacATAAAATAAGTTTGTCGCCATTTTTTATTGCCAAAGTTGAGCATAATTCTGCTGACCCAttgttgaataaaaatagaTTATTAACAGTCTTCGAGAGTATCGATGAGTCGgttaaaattcaattttcatttattcAGCAAATAGAGagatatattgaagattaCGATGATTTACAAGTTAAATTTAGTATAttgcaatttttgattGACAACCTACAGCAATCTATTGGAGAACCGGGAGTATCACACTTCTTGTTAGGTTATGAAATACGGGGTGGTAACTtgtttttgaatgattcaaGGTCaaaaaatacattattaaaatcattactTAAATCTTTAAGCTCAAGCTTGGATTTAATTtctgaaattgattataataatgGGAACATTCATATTATCGATGCGGCTCCTGCTGAATTATCATCGAAGATCCTAGAAATTTTCGTTAAGCTATGCCATGAtccaatttcttccaatatcacattgaattatttgcGGAATTACAACTTAGAATCAAATGATTTGTTTGCTAAATTGATCGATTGCCAACCTAAAATAGATCCAAATACTATATGGTCTAATGCTAAGTTTCAAGGAGATTTACAAGATGGTAAAATGAATAGTTTTATTCAAGATTCATTGGCTCCTAGGGCATTGCTTTCCTTCATTAACCATaggaatttaattttacagtatttatcattagaatttcttaatatcTCTCAACAGAGAgcaattattaaaaaggATTCTTATATCGACTTATTGCTAAATGGTAATGAGTTCTTAAACGGGTCtccaaaaattttgaacttTCTCGAtgttttgaatttcaaattttttaattttgagATCCATAAATATGAGCTTTTCAATGGGAAATACAATTTACCATTGATATTAGAGCAAATGACCAAGAATAAGTTACTGACCCACGTATTAGATACATCAGTTCTTGAAAATCTCTATAAGGTTATTTGTAAAAATGCAAATGGCCAATTACAAAacaaagaatcaaaaatttcgTTCTCGCAAGAAGTTATGGATGAAGGTTCCAAAATTACCGAATTCTTGACGAAATATATAATCTCCATTGAACTAAAGAATGTTCAATTATCGTGTTTGCATTCATGGACGCAATTGATCCAAGTCTTAGTTAGTGATGGAGATATGTCATTAACTAGGAAATCAAACCTaatattggaaatttttcagattATATTGCCAAAGATCAACGATTATTTGGGCCAAGACATTTCCTTTTCTGAGGagtttatttcattatgtgtcttattatttgatttatacGAACAAGAAAGTTCATCGGCAACacaagaaaatgataaagtATCTTTATATATCGATAGGTTGATACCATTATTTAAAACGTGTATCAATGGAATAATGAGCTCAAATTCGACGCCTGATTTGAGGTCTGATTTATATGTTTTAGTGAACAAGTTCTTGcaaaaatcatttaaaaatagtgatttaataaaacaaataataatgattatcAAGCTGGTTGATTCgaaatttattgatattattagTAATGATTCGATTTGTGCTGAAGGCGCTCCGAGAATcacttcattattattattggaatcattGATACACCTAACATCAAGCAATAAGgttaattttatattagaattgatGATCAAGAACAATTCGTTATCCTTACTTGTTAGGTCAATAAAGAGAACTGATGAGATGCTTTCTCATTATTCTGATTCTAGTTCgctgaaaaatggaattgATACATTGTTGTATGAATTGACTGCGTTTAAATCTACAttgtatttcttaataAGAATAGCACAAACTAGGCTTGGATCGTCACAGCTCATTCAAAACGAAATCTTTTCCATTATCAAACAATGTAAGTTTTTGTCAATTGATCCTGATTTGGGCTTAGATTTGAAGATCAATGAATTGAGtggtaataataaatctatttACATTAGTTTATCGCTCGATACTCCAATTTCATTGATAGACGTAAACAAACATCATACGTCTGAAAAGGACAACAAAATTTCGTTTTTTGAATTCCTAGTTCCAATCTTTCAATTAATCTCTGCTGTCTTATTATCAATGGGACCATCATATAAACCTAGCATAATACAAGCAAAGGACTTATTGCATCATTTCGATAGATTGGTTGTTGGTGTGATGAAAAGAGATGTACTAATTGAAAATACACAGATACAGTCCCAAAAATATCAAGaggattcaatttcataCGTGGGCTTAAAGGATTTGGTTCAATTGATTGTATTATTGGATTCTTTAGTGAACTATGAATCAAACGATAAAAACTAGCATCGTTGTATCTCTATATTTAGAACAATGAATCACATAATATACATCTTGACgtaaagaaaaatatttgtagTAAAATGTACATTGATCCATTCATCTCTACAGCCCATTTCTTTCGGGAGGTGAAAGGTCTATGATCTAAGATTACGTTTAAGcagatatatatata harbors:
- a CDS encoding DEHA2E18656p (weakly similar to uniprot|P47054 Saccharomyces cerevisiae YJL039C NUP192 Essential structural subunit of the nuclear pore complex (NPC) localizes to the nuclear periphery of nuclear pores homologous to human p205), producing MYNIMTGSNTDLNWSTDIFVDCYNSIKYQDQLNLNLLSNLRNDLFHILNIPSKSDISRNKLIDESNPVKFSNGDEFRLNKEFIESSIYLSTELNIDEVLTAELLYNSTKLSYEKGTTFIDSGRLAYFTRLQLILNILGYLISSKNLHLVVNENYDEFFNNLLLSFQKVYEILEKVNDLIDKQKVTDDINNLSFINTINYIKSQLFNSHEVLGQIYFSLVDTYFERFGSLKYYEKIVDHISKTIHDNDILIVHYLPGLLRFITNLSEMPDVEVFQFHKQIVTRLSSEYDKVVSDEFVDLSKSNLKGFEMVLNFMMLTCFIPWCKQSESRTNSIDFKDDILRYIEMCISCGVTEVLLCYAADTSNYKTTELLDWSNMYDFRSLLQTNFPRLSPAKFVYTNSDDLINLVNLRPQEFENINKLLDVSNYKVSEDFNQNLLAPFFHIFFNNFISNAAIILTSLRDNEEDFLLSSINKKQLENDEKISKGDEGIDNDKDGDRHDTKKFSANKSNGNDQGIDLDEIATRSDLERFYLAFVYTYNNRQELCSLFWSNEEITNDIIGFVTWGLSNNTSPLISATFCLLLGSLTSSGDDAAIKIWEILVNNNGSATNASGTLKKDFSKISIDSIIDSLNYYIESLNENFEQDLNYQAKLQQKRQEFLFSSSFNNTDITNESDNYPLNKVLIELSEDSVVFISGFMQLISSIVGNLSSTNERSKEIKNIAFTRFSPIICSFLKFDNIITFTRSIQSSNNTFTVSNGSSNSKTTDSLNVLVNDDNRVILVNLLLNLLTDFVKNEENLTIRYKVWNIIDRWISQSMNEGDSSKANNNKYSGNFINLSNSLNGISNNIQSQSRLKYPNKRTVTMRQGFQFCLTRLSLVGNFTKLVSHLLRPLETESQKAFTTYKLLYPADLGAGYRYNNQIGIWPYVEYLLLEVFSKSDDLPNKNDQYNLQLSLGSLIERSLSEIDWVFLNDVAPNIINNLKNLDNIVDSLSSSNPITYQLFIKLHHSLAVLNYLFDEKVYKSLFNIISIGTESINENEGLSILVDKCLTILDKVLEVQDTFIHRLLPILKSEKIQSFSGSSSAGFGTSMSLALSAPKSVYDNIYYPKSIGTNGISDFYEIFLFNLASIAHFALYVSSPQLSIANSAIKILHKISLSPFFIAKVEHNSADPLLNKNRLLTVFESIDESVKIQFSFIQQIERYIEDYDDLQVKFSILQFLIDNLQQSIGEPGVSHFLLGYEIRGGNLFLNDSRSKNTLLKSLLKSLSSSLDLISEIDYNNGNIHIIDAAPAELSSKILEIFVKLCHDPISSNITLNYLRNYNLESNDLFAKLIDCQPKIDPNTIWSNAKFQGDLQDGKMNSFIQDSLAPRALLSFINHRNLILQYLSLEFLNISQQRAIIKKDSYIDLLLNGNEFLNGSPKILNFLDVLNFKFFNFEIHKYELFNGKYNLPLILEQMTKNKLSTHVLDTSVLENLYKVICKNANGQLQNKESKISFSQEVMDEGSKITEFLTKYIISIELKNVQLSCLHSWTQLIQVLVSDGDMSLTRKSNLILEIFQIILPKINDYLGQDISFSEEFISLCVLLFDLYEQESSSATQENDKVSLYIDRLIPLFKTCINGIMSSNSTPDLRSDLYVLVNKFLQKSFKNSDLIKQIIMIIKSVDSKFIDIISNDSICAEGAPRITSLLLLESLIHLTSSNKVNFILELMIKNNSLSLLVRSIKRTDEMLSHYSDSSSSKNGIDTLLYELTAFKSTLYFLIRIAQTRLGSSQLIQNEIFSIIKQCKFLSIDPDLGLDLKINELSGNNKSIYISLSLDTPISLIDVNKHHTSEKDNKISFFEFLVPIFQLISAVLLSMGPSYKPSIIQAKDLLHHFDRLVVGVMKRDVLIENTQIQSQKYQEDSISYVGLKDLVQLIVLLDSLVNYESNDKN
- a CDS encoding DEHA2E18634p (similar to uniprot|Q9Y757 Debaryomyces hansenii CYP52A12 Cytochrome P450 52A12) — translated: MKRLSAKPMQVTARDAFVGIPLVFNLLKAKREGTMVDMTKERYEEFGVDTFDFRIAGTHAIATRDPENIKAVLATQFNDFVLGKRHAHFKPLLGDGIFTLDGAGWKHSRAMLRPQFAREQVAHVKALEPHLQTLAKHIINSKGERFDIQPLFFRLTIDSATEFLFGESVESLHDESVGLTRDPVDFDGKSGFADAFNNSQAWLASRAVSQNFYFLLNGKDFKDSNANVHKFADYYVNKALETSPEDLEKASRDGYIFLYELVKQTRDPVILRDQLLNILLAGRDTTAGLLSFTFFELARNQDVYDKLKEEIYKKFGEGEDSRVDEITFESLKKCEFLKCVLNEILRMYPSVPQNFRFSIKNTTLPRGGGPDGKSPILIPKGQNLLYSVYATHRNPKFYGKDADEFRPSRWLEPEIRKVGWAFLPFNGGPRICLGQQFALTEASYIIVRLIQMFPNLGSFCEEYPPRKSSHLTMCHQDGVFIGMS